One region of Mucilaginibacter gotjawali genomic DNA includes:
- a CDS encoding MFS transporter, producing MKIITRNVLILSMVSLFTDIASEMLYPVMPVYLRAIGFSVILIGILEGVAEATAGLSKGYFGNLSDATGKRSPFIRIGYALSAISKPMMALFKYPLWVFFSRTTDRLGKGIRTGARDALLSDETTSRYKGRVFGFHRSMDTLGAVFGPLIALLYLVFHPGNYKALFFIAFIPGILSIGITFLIREKKKTVPSLVKKPGFLDFIKYWKVSHAVYRQLLIALLFFALLNSSDVFLLLKIKENGFSDTTVIGIYVFYNFVYAAFSYPLGKLADKTGMKSVLIAGLLFFVAVYAGMAINKSELFYFVLFFLYGIYAAATEGITKAWITNICKEKDTATAIGMYTSFQSICTLLASSITGLVWYAYGGKTALLITAGGVFLIIPYLLLLKPGYKLNKVD from the coding sequence ATGAAAATAATCACCAGGAATGTGCTAATCCTGTCAATGGTGAGTCTTTTTACAGATATTGCCAGTGAAATGTTGTACCCGGTGATGCCGGTATATTTGCGTGCCATTGGCTTTTCTGTCATTTTGATAGGCATCCTGGAGGGCGTTGCAGAAGCAACAGCGGGCTTAAGCAAAGGTTATTTCGGCAATTTAAGCGATGCCACCGGCAAGCGGTCGCCCTTTATTCGGATTGGATACGCACTTAGCGCTATATCAAAACCGATGATGGCCCTCTTTAAATATCCATTATGGGTGTTCTTTTCGCGCACCACAGACCGACTTGGCAAAGGGATAAGGACGGGCGCCAGGGACGCCTTACTTTCGGACGAAACAACATCGAGATACAAGGGACGTGTTTTTGGTTTTCACAGGAGCATGGATACTTTGGGAGCGGTGTTTGGCCCATTAATCGCCCTTTTGTACCTTGTCTTTCATCCGGGGAATTACAAAGCTTTATTCTTCATTGCATTTATTCCGGGCATACTATCAATCGGTATTACTTTTTTAATCCGTGAAAAGAAAAAAACCGTTCCTTCATTGGTTAAGAAACCTGGCTTTTTAGATTTTATTAAATACTGGAAAGTCAGTCATGCCGTTTATCGGCAGTTGCTTATCGCCTTATTATTTTTTGCATTGCTAAACAGTTCGGATGTATTCCTGCTTTTAAAGATCAAAGAAAACGGGTTTAGCGATACCACGGTTATCGGTATTTATGTTTTTTACAATTTTGTATACGCAGCATTCTCCTACCCTTTGGGCAAACTTGCCGATAAAACAGGGATGAAAAGCGTTTTAATTGCCGGGCTGCTGTTTTTTGTTGCTGTTTATGCCGGCATGGCAATAAACAAAAGTGAATTATTTTATTTTGTTCTATTCTTTTTATACGGCATTTATGCTGCTGCGACCGAAGGGATAACAAAAGCCTGGATCACTAATATCTGCAAAGAAAAAGACACGGCCACCGCGATTGGCATGTACACATCTTTTCAAAGTATATGTACGCTGCTGGCCAGTTCAATAACCGGGCTGGTGTGGTATGCCTATGGCGGAAAAACGGCATTGCTGATAACCGCCGGGGGCGTTTTTTTGATCATCCCCTACCTTTTATTATTGAAACCGGGTTATAAATTAAACAAGGTTGACTAA
- a CDS encoding GyrI-like domain-containing protein: protein MKRIDLKKDFAALYKVSANKISLVTVPKLNYLMIDGHGDPNNSVQFQEAVNALFSVSYTLKFMLKKSEQQIDYGVMPLEGLWWTDDMNSFSMENKAAWKWTIMIMQPDFITSPIIEQAKELAAGRKALPMLNNLRLESMEEGVCAQLLHIGPYSAEGPNILKLHAFIKENGYKLHGKHREIYLNDMRRTAPEKLKTIIRQPVTK, encoded by the coding sequence ATGAAAAGGATAGATTTAAAAAAAGACTTTGCAGCGCTTTATAAAGTGTCCGCCAATAAAATCAGCCTGGTAACCGTACCCAAACTCAATTACCTGATGATTGACGGGCATGGCGACCCCAATAATTCCGTACAATTCCAGGAAGCTGTTAATGCGCTGTTCAGCGTTTCATACACGCTTAAATTTATGTTAAAAAAAAGCGAGCAGCAAATTGACTATGGTGTAATGCCATTGGAAGGCCTGTGGTGGACCGATGACATGAACAGCTTTTCGATGGAGAATAAGGCCGCCTGGAAATGGACTATAATGATTATGCAGCCCGATTTTATAACCAGCCCCATTATTGAACAGGCCAAAGAGCTGGCCGCCGGGAGAAAAGCCCTTCCTATGCTCAATAATTTAAGGCTTGAGAGCATGGAAGAAGGGGTATGCGCACAATTACTGCATATAGGGCCATATAGCGCCGAAGGGCCAAATATTTTAAAACTGCATGCTTTCATCAAAGAAAATGGTTATAAACTGCACGGCAAACACCGGGAAATATACCTGAACGATATGCGCAGAACCGCACCCGAAAAATTGAAAACTATCATCAGGCAGCCCGTAACCAAATAA